The sequence TGCAATCTGAAGCAAGCTGTGATCTTTGTGGGTTTCGAGTACAACAGTGCCGACATCAATGTTGTTAGTACGGCCtccaaaaatatttaattatagTCAAGCAAGCATTCGTAATTCCTGAATAAAGTGACACTATTTCTtggttatacacacacacacacacgcacacacacacacatgcacacacacacgcacacacacacgcacgaacAGTAATTTCACAAATTCCGGGTCTTTTGATTATAAGGAGTAGTCTGAGTTCCGATATATCATTCATTTGAGAGCATCCAAGCCTGAGACAAATGGTGTGTACCATTGGGTTTGACACAGCTCACATCCAATCGGACTCAGGTGAAATTATTACGCGGGTGATTTTTTACTGAATAAGAGCATGTAGACTTATTCTGTAATTTCTGAAAGTTGTTTTCATTTCTTGTGCATAGAAACCAAAGCGTACCTATCCACCTCAATTTGTACCATATTATAATTTTTGTTCCTTTGTTACTCTTGTTAGTAAGCACACAAAGGCTCTGGGCTGGAAATATCATATTGACACAGTAAATCACAACCCACTATTATGAATACTTCTGGTCTAATTAAGACTCAGACACTGGCTCAAAGCAATAACAGCTCAGTTGCTCTTTAGGTTTAACCATAAAGTTATCAGAAATATATTTACATGATAAAACCCTTCAGTAATTGGGTCCTCCTTTAAATTTGTCAGCTGGAACGTGGCAAAGATTCGCTGCCAGAACTTGACACTGTTAAGATTGGACATTAATACATACAGTAATACAGATTCAATGAGTTTACAGACATATAGTAAATTTGAAATGTTTGGTTAGTTACCTCCTTACTGTTGAGGTTATCAAGAAGGCCAGTATCTGTGTTAACAACAATTACACACGTGGTAAAACCTTGCATCATAAAAATAGTCTGAATGTAATGAAACTCCCAGCATTCAAACTGATAGTGTTGCTTCAACCCTTTGAGGACAGGACTACGCTTGTAAATTTGTAAATGTACATATTTTCCATTGTCTCATCTGTATAAATGTTAAAAAGTGGATTCCATTTTTCCACATTTGCACAGCTTACTTTAAACAGGACatcaagaaaaaaaacaataacCCGTCATAATGTGTTTACAGTTGATCTTGGGTGAGCAGAATGAATGTGACACTCTTGTCCCTTGTGTTATTGAGAGGCTATGGGCGAAGATTTCTTTTTTCACCTGCCATGGAAAAAACAGTGGGAATTTCCCCTCCCATGCCAGAGTATTGTCCCACCACCTCCTTCACATTTCCTCTCTCCTATCTCGAATGTGCTGTGTTTTCCTGGGATATTGGACCATGGATCAAATTTTCATGTATTATCCCAGGCAGTGTCAAAGGCTCTGAGGCTGTACAGGACAACGTGCAGAGTCTAACCCTATCCTGATCTGATATCACGTGCATGGCTCCCCAGCAATGGTTACAGCACAATGATCAGcagggaatttctggctttttcTTCCCCATTCCATACCTCATGGATGATGGGAATAACTTCAGCTAACTGCTGCTTGGCTGAGACAACTCGTGTTAGATTATTGGCAACTTTTCACATTATTTAACACAGTACCACAACACACAGTTTCTGCCTGTCTGAAAACGTGGCCTCCGTCATATCTTCAAGTGCAAATCTTCCGATGTGGTGAAGTTCCTTCCCACTTTCCTTATAAGGACGATGATTTGCAAAGTATGACGGAACTGTGTGCAACAGAAAGTCTGTGTCCCACCCATCCTGTCAACCACTTATAACTTTGTAGAAAGCTTTTCTTTTCGACCAGAGATTGTAAAATCCTCTGATGTAAGAAATGCAATTGTGAAAAGAATATTAACAGCTGAAAACTGCTCAAGGTTTACAGACTTTTCTATTTTGTTCTACTATACTGTACACTGTGTACCTTACtgtacacatgtacacacacaaaaGGATATCACAAGTTACATTTTTCCAAAAACTGATCTCCCAGAGGACAAATCTGTTTCAGAGAGCACTGGTACTTATcagaaaataataaattaaaaaactACTAATAAATAGAGGACTCTTCGAACCAGAATATGTTAAAGCATTCAGCCCATGACTTGTGCAGTCTATCCGTAGTTAGCCGCAGTCCACGAGGACCCGTAGGCATTTCTCTCTGTTGGAGAGAGTCAAGTAGTTATGGCTTGcaccaagcatggctgaccaggaacctCGCCTGCTCTGACCTCCTGCCATGAGtatgttagaaggattagcaggttgATTAGCAGCAACCTGCCTGGCCAAGTCATGAATGCTCCTTCTGTGGTCACAAGTCTTGGAATGGGACTTTAACCCGGAGCTTCTAGCTTGGAGGCAGGGGTGCCCTAAGGCTACTGAGTCCCAAGGCTTCCCTATGGCTTGTGCGATACTAAAGCTATAATGCCTGGATGTGACAACAAACACAATGGGAATGAAATTTGGGTTTGGAAGGGACACAAATTAGGCCCTGTGAATTGCTCACAGGTCCTTTCTGACAATACAACAGGCAGCCAATCTGCTTACACCTGTTTTATAACCCCACCTAAATTGAATTTAGCCTTGCAGCCCCCCCAGCATTAATCCCAAGAACATTTATCAATTCCTATTTTGGCATAGCCTAAAACCAGTTTGAAATGGATAGGATTTTCAATCTATTGAACAAAATCCTGTAGAATTgacaaaaaaaaaactacacggaTTTCTTTGTAAAAAAAGAGTTATAATTCAAAGAGAGTAAATGCTGGGGGAGAAACTGATTAATTCAATTCCTGGAATGTTTTCACTATGTTCCTATAGAAAAGGGATGGTTAGATGTCTCAAATATTCTACATGTATACCTCGTATTACAAGAACTTGGTGCAAAAATGTTTAGGTAGTCCTCAAAGCGTGTAAGTGACACTCTAAGGAGTAGGTTTTCAACTTACTGCCTGGGCAATAATCTGACATTGCAAATCAGATGCCCATTATGGAACCTGAAACCAATGGAAATCAAAATCAGATGGTTTCTTTGCTGTAAGTTGTAAATCTAACCCTTATGCATTGTTCCATTAGAGATAGCTATTAAGAATCATCCAAAATCAAATCTACCTTTTCTACTTATAAAATGTTTGCACCTCAGCGATCTTAAGAAGCTCCTTTTAATTTTGGTAAAGATGCACTTTAAGCAAACAAAGGATATACGTCATTTAGTAACGGTTTCTGTTGTGGCACTCTTATAGCCAACACAGACAAAATGGTGGTTTCATAGCCATTGTTTAAatgagatctttccaacctttcATTATTGTATCCCATCACTCATTTAGTCAAGCCTGCAAGAAGATTACTGACAATGCAATAGATTGGAAGAACACGGGTACATtggggtgaaatttaaattcagcatGGGTGCAAAATGGAACTTAGCAAATCTGTAAATTGAAGTTAATAAAAATGAAAATTAGGCAGGGTGTTTAATGGCCAGCAATTTGTTCCCATTGGTCTTGCACTCAGCTAAGGTGAAAACGCATGTCAATTGAGTTCTTGCGGTGTAATGATGTGTCAAATAGCAAAAATATAGAGATTGGATTATTTGAAGTTTTGAAATCTATTCGGGCAAAATTATGAAACTCACTTAGGCccttccagactctcaccatggTGACTGTCCACTATTGATTTAGGTTTGTGTTTTAATTTGCAGCTCTTGGTTAATCCAAAGTTTGTGGAGAGGTTTGAGCGTGATTTGCAATCCATAAACACCCACAacaaagttttgtttcttcagaCACTGAAGAATCCTAATTCTCCAATTAGATTACTATACAAAGGAAGTAAGTGTGAATTAAAGAGTTCAGCCTTAATGGGTAAATTATACTTTTTTCTTTCATATAGACTGAACAATGAGCTTATTGACCTCTTTGGATAAGTACACAGTATTTTATGGATAATTGGGACGAGTTATTACCTACAAAATCTTGCTTCTGATACTTTCCTCAACCTCAGTTAACtttctacctcccccccccccattcctaaaTCAACATTTGTAATAAAAATAATCTGCCCATGTAATTTTGTCTCATTTAATTACACATTCCCACCAGTTTCAACAATATGAGCCCTCTACTATGCATTGTCCAACACCTGAGACTTCTTTCCAGCTCCTGATGCTTCTTCACAAGTTAACCCTGCGGTTTTCACCTCTGCAACTTAGTATAATGGTTTTAATGTGAATTGAATCCAAAACGTTcttcttttttaaaatcaagggTAGAATTCCCCTAAGCCTGCCAAAACTTTTAGTGATACAACTGCACATGCCCTCCTATGGCTACATGAGATCACCAGAAGGTGACTGGGGACTTCATAGcctcatctttctctctctttttgagTAGCTTCCTCATTGTCTGGGGGCTGCTAAATCACTACGAGACAACAAGAGGAGAAAGATCCAAAAAGCTACCTTAGCCAGTATGGGGATTAACCCACGCTCTTGGCATTATCCTGCACCACACTACCATccactgagctaaccgaccccgTTATCCATCATTCTCACTTCCCATAAACCAACAGTATGTCAATCATCATTGCTTGTCTCTTTAAAATTCAATTTGTCAAACTGGGTTCTAGTTAACATTGCCTCATAAATGGTATCAAAAAGCTATGTTCCATTTGGATAAAACTTCAAAGTGTTTCTTATCCCACCACCCCAATATACGGAGCAGTCAAATTGTAATAGAGTTCCTCGATGCTTTATTATTGCAGCTAAAAGTCTTGTGCAGTTTGAGAGCTATTCAGGTTTAATCAAACATTTCAGCAAGTTTCCTATGGGATGGCCTAAAGTTCAGGCCTGGAATATTTTAATGTCTGGGCCTCATTTAAATATCGCCTGTTCACTTCTCACTTGCTATAGCCACCTAGAGGGTACAGCAAAGTTTCATAGCCACCTTTGAACAACCTCTCTGGTTCTAAAAAAACCTAAGGTTATATTTCTGCAATGTCACATTTCTACATGATAAACATTCAGTTAGATTCCAAAGGAAAATGTTTCTTTAGAAACTAGATTATGCTATGCAGCTTTTACTTTAATCCCATGTATGtgtcccaatctttatttcacTGTCTGTACAATATATAAAAATTGAATGATTGGCAGATTTAGCTTCCTGATTTGCTGTCTGTGTgaattcctcaatgtgattggtcACTTAGGCTGCTTGATGGCATTACTGCTGCTGCAAACTCAGAGATTCCTTTGACTTGGCACAAGTTGACATTGGGAAAGAGGAAATCCATGTCGCAAAAATAGTTAATCAATGGAAATCTATGTAAAGAGGTTCATTGAGGAGCTTTTCATAGTTTTTAAAATCAGGGCCCAAAAACCTTGGTTTCTGGACTAGAATTACAGCAAGTTTAATAAAATTAGCATGCAATATTTCAGCTCATGTAATTACATCTAAATGGCAAGGAAATCAAAAAGATTCTTCTGCATTTAAATAATGAACAGGAGCAAAGGAGTTTTCTTTTTGTTATGTTGTGCCACATTTGAAGGACCTCCATCAGCAACAAACCATGAAATTGGCCAAATTTATAGAAAAATGCAAGTTCTAACCATCAATTTATCCAGAGGGTTAAAGGTTACCCTGAACTGATCATTGCTCACTGTGTATCTCATAAAACTCATGAATGGCCCCAAGGTCGCCACTTTTGGATTGGAAAAGTGTCCAAtctacctcagattaccctggaagggtaaggtgtCTCAAAAGTTTGAACACCAGGTGAAGCTAGCCGTTTCACGTTGTTACTATGCAATAGCAACACGGGTGGTATTTTTGACTAACAGGATGTTGCCATGAAGTCAGAAAGATGCTCCATTGATCATACAAATGAGTAATGTAATTCAGTGCctgtgtgatgccaggtatgcaGATCATGTGTCCAATGACTAATGGATAATATCAAATTGCATGTTCCTTCAGCTGCTTGCAACAGGCAAAACATAGGCTACACCCAACCAGCCCAAGCTTACACAACTCAAACGATACTGTTCAACATTAGATATAACTCCACAATTGGACAACACTTGCTTAGCTATTCTGATTGGGCTAAGAATTCTACTGAAAACTAATTTAAGATCATCAGTCAGACTCACGGTGTTAGCAGATTGATGCATGCAAAAAACTATAtattttcacacacagggcccgGTTCTTTGCAGACTGAAGGAGCAGGTCCGCacattgtgcctttttcaactaaaTGAAAGCTTGGTgaacagccattccctggttcattcccttTGACAATGCCTTAATCAGAGTCaatctgcctggtttgaatttgaacaaaagcttggagTTAAACTGTTCCCTcgcacattctccatggcaatgcttctACCAATCAGAGACCACTCACCAACCAATCAGAATCCTCTtcttataaattgttgttcccctttactattggtattcttgcaaactgtcctgatgagtgcaagacgaaaagctttgatagcatttttttcagcaatgctcaattTAGGAGTTAAAAATGTCTCTCATTTTAGTATGAAACGCATTGAAAGCAagtctgcacatctccactggtTTGAGAATAttgaagctatttttaaaatatctattgGCGAAATATCTGCATAAACAGCTCCCTTTGAAGTACCTGCTTGTAATTCTCAGACTGCTTTTAATCTCCCGAGTGGTTGTATTTTCAATCCATTTATTACTTCCTTGGCAATACACAATTCTGTCTGTAAAATGGCCAATAAGTTCGCAATATATAAAGAAGTGGGTGCAAAACCTATAAGATTTCCTGTATTTTGTGACCAATGAACGTGATGGTGGGCTGTCTCCTTTATAGACTCAAGATGAACCGATTGAAAGGGATCATTTAGGGTTTGGTCTATTTGATTCCATATTCAAAAGATGATCCAATCAATCTCAGAGTTGGATGCTGATAAGCTGGTCATATTGAACTGTTGCAGGCATAACTAGTGATCGTGATAGATAAAATAGAAAGTTCAATTGGGAGGTATGTAGAAACCAAAAATACTCCAGCACAAAAAAAGTCTCCTTTCTTGTTGATACCATAAAATTAACGTCAGTGTGTATGATCATTGGTAGAAAGCATGGATTATACTGCCTATGTGTTTTTTTCCAGTCAAATTAGAACAGGTCACTATCAGGAGGAATCATTTGAAAGGCTGCTTTTTCACATGCCTCACAAAGAATCCATTTAAAGCAATTATTTAGTCAGACACTCCTAATTtagtaaaaaaaaagttttaataCAGTAGGAGAAATATCATTggaattgtaaaaaaaaatctggtgttggatcagcctcattttccagtacaTGGTGTCAGATCTGTGAACGTTCTTCAATGGCAACAGGCCAATGCCAGCAACTAGCAGGTTTAATAACATTGGTGTCATCTTATAATCATTATTTTTCTTAATTGTTGTTAAATTTGGACAATGGGGGTTAAATCTTCTGTGCAAGTATTGTTACGGTGGAGCTGTAGCTGAGGCAGGTGTCAATCGATatgcttcctttaaaaaaaatatttaaccCTTGCTGATCCACTATTAATGGGGTACCTGCCATTCCTTTAAATGTGGAAGCCATCATTTGTGGCCAATGTTATAAGCTGCCAGGCGTACCGTCATCATCAATGCTGGTGTTAGCTGGAAGCGTTAtgtgcatcactttccacttctgTAGATTTGATTTTTCAGAATGTTCTTAAAAGCACCTCTTAGACTTTCAACAGatacccttattttttttttttaaaaaaacctttgtgAAAGACACACATGAATGACAAATGCAAGGCAGCAatttaaacaaaaaaacaaaatcacaaaaaTATTCTGCACAATAAACTACTCTTACCATTATACATGGAGATTCCTCACATTTCTAAATAAATACAAACTTGTTTCTCTTGACCTTTTGTAAACGTTCTGTTTCTTCCTCCGTTGAGACCTTCATACACTTGTTTCTGGTGTTGGTACAATTTCACCATTTTTTCCTGTCTCATCTTTTAAGAATTGATCCACCTCAATGGAATCCGCAGCTTCCGAATCCTTTTTCGGCTCTCCCTCTTCCACATTTTCCTTTTGCGCTTTCTCGGTTTGTTTAGTACTTTTACGTAAACAAAAGAAGTTCCCAAGAGCTAGTACGCAGGCAGACAGAACTACTTCAGACCCGGCCAAATAGAAAACGTGTTTGAAATTCTTTGTGATGTCAAACAATTTCCCTgtacaacaagaaagaaaaatcaaTACATTTCTCTTTCACCACCCAGCCGCTGGGAGCAGATCGCATTACTTCAGGCCAAATCTTATTATTCTGTTCACAGTTTATCCAAATATCCTGGGTCAAGGCCCATTTTGTTTGTGATTCCCGAGACGCAGGCACAGGGCTTCATTCCACAACGTGTTTGTTCTTTGTGCCCCATCATTCTCTTCTCTCCCTGCTAACATGGCCAGTTACAGAAAATTCATGAACTATTGTGTCCAAACCCTCCTAGGGAAGGAAGTCAGAAATGAGACCACTGAATGCAATTAGATGGTATTAGGGGAAGATGGGAGGTGGTATGGGAATAGGAGAGAAAAGGGATCGGATGGAAAGAGCTGATTTTCTGCCACAATGGTTATATTACCCAGCTATTTCTCTAGGAAAGTAATTAGCACATCTGTATTACTGAGCGCCATCTATTGTTCTTTTGGTTCCTTACTTTAGCCAATGCAATAAATAGGCACCACTCCTGATCATATTAGTTTTAGTGAAAACTTAAACCTTTCAAACGTTAACTGTTATATGGGCATTTCTGGCATTCAAGACTTTTGTAATATTTCTCTATGATTCTTATTTTTAttcagcagagaaggctgaagcaaGTCTCTTTCTATAAAGATACACAAATGTGCATATAGATATGCCCGTGTGCAAACATACTTACCAGCGCCTGGAGGACCAACCAAGACTGCCATGGCTTCCATCAGCAACACAAGGCCAATGGCGCTGGAGAACTTCTCGGTTCCAACAATCGCCATCAACACTTCAAACTGCAGCGCTCCCACCATTCCATAGGATATCCCAAAGAAAATGCAAAACACTGTCAGTCCACCATAATCTTCAGCAAAGGAGCCTCCTAGATCTGTAATTCCATTAAAAATCATAGCAAAGCTGAAAAGATACACACAGCGAGGCCGGACTTGCTTcaatccagcaacaataccacaaaGAGGTCGGGCAAAAATATCCACAAAACCCAAGATAGTCAACAGGAAAGCAGCATCTGCGTCCGGCACTCCTGTATCTTTTGCATAGTTCACTATGAACACAGGTGGAACAAAGAGACCAAAGACCATGATGGAAGCTGCAATTGTGTATATCAGAAAACCCCGATCCTTAAAGACGGAGAAATCCAGGAGCTTAGTTTTCTTCTTGTCCTGCATTTTCTTTGCTTGATCTATTTTTTCTTGTTCTTTGCGGCTAGCTTTAAGGGGTCTCATCAATGCTGCACACGCACAGCAGTTCAGCAGGAGACCTCCGAGAATGAGGAAGCCTCCTCGCCATCCATAGACCTTGGACAGGTTCTGGCCCAATGGAGAGAggcaacacaggaacacaggaCTCCCAGCTGCAGATAAGCCATTTGCCAATGGGCGACGCTTGTCAAAGTAACGGTTTAACATGATGAGAGATGGTTGAAAGTTCAAGGCTAGACCCAGTCCTGCAATGAAAACAAAATGGTGATTCATTTAGTTAAGGTGGGTTTTTTTTGGAGGGGCAGGGACTGTTTACAATTCAATGAAATAACATTTTTACACCAAACTTGGGTCCCAAAAGGCCCCCTGAGAGAattttcaaataaaatttgacacaaaCCAATATAATGAGATATTGGAACAGATGACAAAAAGATTGAAGAAAGGTAAGTTTTAAGGTGTGGCTTAAAGAggtgagagaggtacagagaatTTGGGAGGGAACTCCAGGGTCCAGGTACCGGTAGGTAGAGCCACCAATGGTGATGGGATTAGAATTAGGAATGTGCAAGAGGCTGAGTTACATGGGGGCAGAGATCTCAAAGAGTtgagggctggaagaggttacagacagggggagtgacttgtagagggatttgaaaacaagggtgggaCTTTTAAAATCGAGGCAATGCCGAACTTTGGGCCAATGCAAGTCAGTGAGCACAAGGGTGATGGGCAAAAGTGACTTGCTGCAAGTTAGGATACCAGAAGCAGAATTTTAAAGTAACTCAAGTTTATGCAAGATGCTTTCAAAATGTAACCAAGATAAAGGCCGCGATTCACCCAAATCATaattgagggcagcatggtgacacagtggttagcactgctgcctcacagcgttagggacctgggttcaattttggccacgGGTCACTGACTATGTGGAATTTTTTCCGTgtcttgcatgggtttcctccagctgctcaggtttcctaccacactccaaaagatgtgcaggttaagttgattagccatgctaaatttcccctgaagtgtcaggggaattagcagggtaaataagttgggttacggggataggacctgggtgggattgaggtcggtgcagagggctaaatggcctccttctgcactgtaggattctatgattctaattgtagTAACTGGAGCAGGGTTGGAGTTCAAAGAAATAAAAAAACTTCAAGACCATTAACATTTTTTTTCCCTTAATAAAGCAtttgctgaaataaaaacacaaaaggctgaaaatattcagcaggtcaggcaacatcaatGGAGAATGAAGCAGTGTTGAAACATTTGTTTGCCCAACTTACGTCAGAACTGACAGATCGACAGTGACTTGAAAGGCTAACATTGCTTCTCtcgctacagatgctgcctgacctattgTATAttctcaacattttctgtttctaatttcagatttccagcatcccccagtatttttctttttaaaaaattattgcaGGAGTTTCTTACCAGTGATAACACCAGCAGTCAGATAGATCTGGATTATGCTGGTGCACAGTGATGCGAGTATCATTCCTGCTGACGCAAATAGGCCTCCCACCATCATAACAGGACGACAGCCAAAGCGATTCACCAGAACACTGCACAAAGGCCCTGAGTGAAGCAGAGGAGGAAAAAAACAATGGTCAGATGACTATTGCAAAACAAAGAACTATTAAAGACTCCGTTTAATCAGTAGAGAAGACTGCTATCACAGCAAAACCCAAGTCAAATCAAAGATCTGGAATCCAATATTATTAAGTTACAAACTTAAGTTCTTGACTGCAAGCAACATATTTGGCCTTGCAGTCACTTGGGTCAGTTGTCTACCATTGTGTTACAAGGACCTCTATTAACCTCGGTGACGGGCAAAGGGCAACTATGTAGGGCATCACCAACAATGAAAGGGACACATCAAGATGTAGTGATGATACAATGCTAAGTTGTGGCTTTAAGAAGCTTGTAAATGGTAGGAAAGTAAGAAGGTGCTCTGGAATTTGGAAGCTCTCAAGAGAAAATTACAGGAAAATGTGTTGATAGAGTAAGAAAGGAAAGCAAATGATTGACAACACAAGACAGAAAGGGTTGATCTCAGCTAAACAAGAGTAGCAAAACTATGAAAATCATTATTTTGTATGGCGTCACTTTTACCATATAAAAATTTGGTATGATTTTACAATGCACTGAGATTTCTTTTAAACTTTCTGCGATCTTAAGATTCAGAATTGAATCTACATTAGTTAAACTAGTCTTTCAATGtttagattttaaaatgttgcacaacaggggtacggggaaaaggcagggaaatggcacggagtcatgatgctcatttggagagctggtgcagacagcaccagctctccaaatgggccctgcaaccagaaaatcccacccaaggtcaacggaccttcccattgttcacacctcgcccgctccgattcccatggcaggcgggcggggtggtagaattccagctgatgggtcaaatggcctccttctgcgttgtcaCAATTCTGCAAAGGTTTCTGAAATATTAATGGCACAGAGCAGGAAAGAGGCCATCCAAGCAGGTTATCATCGCCTTAATCAGGTTATCTCCTTAGCAAATCAGATTGGAGGATTGACAAAAGGCTCAGAAGGACATGTAAATTAGAGTAGGTGAATCCAATGTCAAATCTgtcacagaaagagaaataaa comes from Mustelus asterias chromosome 12, sMusAst1.hap1.1, whole genome shotgun sequence and encodes:
- the LOC144501635 gene encoding monocarboxylate transporter 4-like, which encodes MGVVVSDDGPPGPKAPDGGWGWAILLGCFVITGFSYAFPKAVSVFFKELIKEFHIGYSDTAWISSILLAMLYGTGPLCSVLVNRFGCRPVMMVGGLFASAGMILASLCTSIIQIYLTAGVITGLGLALNFQPSLIMLNRYFDKRRPLANGLSAAGSPVFLCCLSPLGQNLSKVYGWRGGFLILGGLLLNCCACAALMRPLKASRKEQEKIDQAKKMQDKKKTKLLDFSVFKDRGFLIYTIAASIMVFGLFVPPVFIVNYAKDTGVPDADAAFLLTILGFVDIFARPLCGIVAGLKQVRPRCVYLFSFAMIFNGITDLGGSFAEDYGGLTVFCIFFGISYGMVGALQFEVLMAIVGTEKFSSAIGLVLLMEAMAVLVGPPGAGKLFDITKNFKHVFYLAGSEVVLSACVLALGNFFCLRKSTKQTEKAQKENVEEGEPKKDSEAADSIEVDQFLKDETGKNGEIVPTPETSV